TCTGGCGGCGCTGGAGCAACTCGGCGACGTCAACTATTTCAGTCCGCTGGCCGATGGGGCCCTGCCCGCCGGCACCGATTTTCTGTACCTGCCCGGCGGCTACCCCGAGCTATTCGCCGGGGCCCTGCACGCCAACGCCGCCATGCGCGCCAGCATCGCAGCCTACTGCGCCGGCGGCGGCGCGGCCTATGCCGAGTGCGGCGGCCTCATGTACCTGGGCCAGCGCATCACCGCTGCCGCGGGCCAGGCCTTTGCGATGGTGGGGGCCCTGCCCTGCGCTACCTCAATGGAAAACGCCAAAATGACCCTGGGCTACCGCGCCGTTGAGTGGAACAGCCTGACCATCAAAGGCCACGAGTTCCACTACTCCGTTTTAAATGACCACGGCCTGAGACACGAGCCCGCCCGCATCACCAGCGCCAAGGGCGCGCCCGTACCGGCGCAGCTCTACCGCCAGGGCAACGTGTGTGCCTCCTACGTGCACCTGTACTGGGGCGAGGATTCGGCGTTTATCGAGCGGCTGCTGGAAGTTAAGGATAGTAGCAGCGCTGCAGATAGATGATAAATTGGCTGACTAATTTTAAATTGAACGGCCAAAGTTATTCCTTATAATAATTTGATAATCAGCAATTTTTTAAGAACGCTTAACAGCAGATTACTTCGCGGATATATCTTGGAAAAGTGGCGATTTTCTTCCCCACCGCCCTGCTGCTTGAGCGTGGTACTTTGGCGAGGGACTAGGCTCCATTTTGGGCGTTTACGAAACTCATCTCTTTAAGCTATTTCGCAAACGTTGAATCGTGGACGGGTTTCTTAAACTCCTATCGCACCGTAGTGAGCACCTGGGCACCAGGTATCGATTAATTTCTGCTGTTTAGGAAAAGAAACGTTCAATTGACCGTCGGCTATTACCGAGCGAAGCATGCATAATCCGGGATATTCTTATACATTTAGGCGATTAAATCCATCCTTTTCCTCATGAAGTTACTTCTCCTCCTGCTGTGCTTAATGGTCGGCTCCGCGCTAGCTCAGGCCCAAACGGTTAAAAACAACGCCATCGTCATCGGTCGCGTCGACAGCCTCATGTCGGACGTGCTCAAAGAAAAGCGCAAGCTCTGGGTGTACGTGCCGGACGGTGCCGCTGCCTCGGTTTATGCCCCGCAGCGCTACCCGGTGGTGTACCTGCTCGACGGTGATGCGTGGTTTACGACCACGACGGGCGTCATCCAAAAGCTGAGCGGATTCCCGAATTCTGTATGCCCGGAAATGATTGTGGTCGGCATTCCCAACACCAACCGCACCCGCGACCTGACCCCGTCTGCCTCGACCACGGACGACATGCCCGCCTTTGTGCCCAAAGCCTCTGGCGGCGGCGAAAATTTCACCGTCTTTTTAGAATAGGGCTTACGCAGGAAGGGGCAGTATTACAGGGAAAGGAGGATTTTGGAGCTGTTGGCGCAGAAACGCCGACCAGGGCTGCTGATGGGCTTGGTAAATGGTTTGGCCGATGGCACGGGCGTGCTGGCGCAGCGACACCCAGGCCAGGTAGCAGCAAGTGAGGTGGTTGCGCTGGGCGCTGGCCTTGCGGCACTGGCATTTTTCGGAGCCGGTGAGCTGTTTGAAGCTGCGGTGGAATTCCTCCGCCTGCCAGCGCCGCTGCACGGCTTCAATGACCATTTCGCGGCTCAGGTGGGCGGCCAAGTGGTTGGTAACAACCCATGCAATGCTGCCGTCCGTGGCAACCAGCTTGAAGAGTTTTACCGCAAAGGGCACTTGTTGCAGCCGCACTTCCACGCCCTGGCTCCAGCCGCTGGCCGGCGGTTCGAGCGTGTCCAGGCCCTGGTAGCCGCTTTCTTTGCTCAGGCTCACCAAGCGGTTGCTTTTCAGAGTAGTGAAAAACGTCCAACCGGCCCGGTGAATCTGCTTCAAATTCGCGCTGGCCGCATACCAGGAGTCGAATAAGACCGTGCGCGCCAGCAGCTTGTCCTCGGCCACGACCTGCGCAAACATGGCTTGGAAGTGCTCGTTCTTGGTCAGCCCGTCGGCGTCCGGGGCGTAGACGCGGAAATCCAAGGGCAAAAAGTCGCCGCTTTCGCCGCTGCTGTGTACCAGCTTGACCAAGCCGATGCCCGTGACCGGGCCGTGCACGGTGCCGGAGTACTGCCGCTTGGCCACTTCGATGAAGCGACTGTAGCGCTTGTCCTGGACGCTGTCGTCGACCAGCAAAAAAGCCTCTGGCGAATCACGCAGCAGTGGCAGCACCAGGGCCCGCAACTGGTTGGCGGAAAAGGCGCTGTTGCGCAAAAATCGGTTCACCTCGTCGTGGCTCACGCCCGGCAGATGCGCCGCCAGGTGCGTGCACGTGTAGTTGCGGGGTGTACTGAGCAGATAATCAATGTGCTTTGCTTGGGTCAGCATGGCTCATGGGTTTACCTCAAAGTAGCACCTTTGCGTAAGTCCTGTTTTAGTATAAAGCTCTGTATAGCTCGTGTAAACTATCGTTGTCTTCCGAACCGCTTAGTTGGGTTGAAGAACCATTCTGGGGGTTTACGCTGAATAGATGATATTCTAAATGTTGGGCGTCAATTACCTTGGCTCCGTCGAGCACGCAGAGAAATGAAAAAATAGCGGCGTGGACAGCATCGGCTGCGATAAGCATCACTTGTTCCTGGCCTTGGCTGTTAAGCGAATTATACCACTGCGAGCTTTCGATAAGTTGCGCAGCCGGGTTCCTGCCGGGCGGAACCGATAGTACTTCCGATGTGCCTTTTATCGCTGACTCTGCTACGTATTGTTTAATAGCTTCTACAAATTGCTCTGCATTCATTGTAATGGTTATCTAACTGTATGATTGAGCCTTTGTAATTGAGCGCAATAATAAAAATGCCCCTTTATATCATTTCCGGGGGCCCCGGGGCTGGCAAAACTACGCTGCTGGGGGCCCTGCGGGCCGCCGGCTTCGCGGGGGCCGATGAAGTATCGCGCCAGCTCATCCAGGAGCAGGTGGCGCTGGGCAGCAGCCGGGTGCCGTGGCGCGACTTGGCCGGCTTTGCCGAGCTGGCGCTGGCCCGCATGGTGGCCGATTACGAGGCCGCGGTGCAGCGCGGCGGCGTCACGTTTTTCGACCGTGGCCTGCCCGATATTGTGGCTTACCTGGAAGTGGCGGGGCTGCCCGTGCCAGCCGCGTGCTACGCTGCGGTGGACGCACACCCGTACCAGCCGCTGGTGTTTCTGGCGCCGCCGTGGGCCGAGATTTACGTGAATGACGCCGAGCGCTGGCAGACGTTTGCCGAGGCCACGGCGCTGCACGGGGTCCTGCGGCGCATCTACCAGCGGTTGGGTTTTGCGGTACTGGAATTGCCCAAAACCCCGGTGGCGGCGCGGGTGGCCTTCGTGCGGGCGGCGGCCGGACTCTAGCCGGCAGTGGGGCCCCGGGGACCGGTGGCCAATAATTCGGCCTACCTTTGCGCCAGCAAATGGTAATCGTTTCCGCGGTGCGGGGCGATTTGAAAAGGGAAGCCGGTGTAATTCCGGGACAGTCTCCGCTGCTGTAACCCCCTCACCAACCGGCCGATACTTGGCGCCACTGTCCTTTGCGGGATGGGAAGGCCATCGGCCGACGGGGGAAGTCAGAAGACCTGCCGCTTGCTTCATACAGTCACAGCTTTCGGTAGAAAGGCTCGTCGTACCATGCCCCACCCCCCGCATCCCGCCGGCCGTGCCGGCGCGGCACCCCCGTTTTTTTCTGTTTGGCGCAGTTTTGCGCTGTTGGCTTTGCTGCTGGCGGGGCCCCAGCTCGGCTGGGCCCAGGCGCCCGCCGCCACAGCCGCGCCCAAACCTGCCGCTGGGGCCCCGCGCGGGCGCACCACGGTGCAGTACGCCAAGGGCTTCACCATCAGCTACGTGGCGGGAGGCAAGCTGGTCACCATCTTGAGTCCGTTCGAGCAGAAAACTACGGCCACGCGCTACCTGCTGGTGCCCCGCGGCGCGGCGCGCCCGGCCGGCTACGCCGACGCCCACGTCATCGAAACGCCGCTGCGCAGCCTCGTGGCCCTCTCGTCGATGCACGTGGCGCTGGCCGATTTCCTGGGAGCCGCCGACCTGGTGGTGGGCTTGGGCAGCTTCAAGTACGCCTCGGCCGTGCCGGTGCGGCAGCGCATTGCCGCCGGCAAAATTTACGAGGTGGGCCAGGGCAAAGAGCTTAACAACGAGCAGCTTGTGGCCCAGCACCCCGACCTGGTGATGGCCACCGGCTGGCCCGGCGAAAGCCTGGCGCGCTTCCAGACGCTGGAAGCCGCCGGCGTGCCCGTCATGATTAACTCGGAGTGGGTGGAGACCACGCCCCTGGCCCGTGCCGAGTGGGTGAAGGTGCTGGCCGCGCTGCTGAACAAGGAGGACCTGGTGAACCAGAAATTCGGCCAGGTGGCCCGTTCCTACCACCGCCTGGCGGCCCTCGGCCACCACGCTACCCAGCGGCCCAAAGTGGTTGTGGGCCTGCCGTTTAAGGACGTGTGGTACGTGCCCGATGCCGATAGCTACCTCACGCAGTTCCTGCGCGACGCGGGCTGCACCTACGCCTGGGACCAAACCCGGGCCCCCAGCGGCAGCCTGGCGCTGTCGTTCGAAACCGTGGCCCCCGTGGCCCTCGCCGCCGACTACTGGCTGCAAACCGGCACAGCCATGGCCAAGGCCGACATCGTGGCCCAGGACGCGCGCTACGCCGCCTTCGCGCCCTTCAAAACCGGCCAAGTGTACAACAACAACCGCCGCACCAACGCCCAGGGCTCCAACGACTACTGGGAATCGGGGGCGGTGCGGCCCGACCTCGTGCTGTCGGATTTGATCAAAATCCTGCACCCCGAGCTACTGCCCGCGTGGCAGCTCTACTACTACCAGTGGCTGAAGTGAGCACGGCCCAACTCGCGGCCGCGCCGCCGTCGCTGGCCGCGGCCGGGCGGCGGCGCGCGGCTTGGCTGCTGGCCCTGGCGGGGCTGGTGGCCGTGGGCTTCGTGCTCGACATTGCCCTGGGCCCCGTGCGCATCCCGCTGGCGGCGGTGGTGAAGATTTTGCTGGGCCGGGCGGCCGACAATCCGGCCTGGGCGTTCATCGTGCGGGAGATTCGCCTGCCCAAGGCCCTCACGGCCCTGGCCGTGGGCAGCGGCCTGGCCGTGAGCGGCTTGCAGATGCAAACGCTGTTCCGCAACCCGCTGGCGGGGCCCTCGGTGCTGGGCCTCACGGCGGGGGCGGGGCTGGGCGTGGCCGCCGTGATGCTGGCCGGCGGCAGCGGCGCGGCGGGCGGCCTGGCCATCCGGGCGCTGGGCGTGGGCGGCAGCTGGGGCCTGGTGCTGGCCGCCACCGCCGGCGCCGCCCTGGTGATGGCCTCGGTGCTGGCCCTCTCGGCCCGGGTGCGCGACAACGTGGTGATCCTCATTGTGGGCCTCATGATTGCGAGCGTCACGAGCGCCATCGTGGGCCTGTGGCAGTACTTCAGCGCCCCCGAGCAAATCCAGGAGTACCTGCTCTGGACGTTCGGCTCGCTGGGCGGCGTGGTGGGGCCCCACCTGGCGGTGCTGGCGGCCGTGGTGGCGGTGGGCCTGGGGCTGGCCTTCGCCTCGGCCAAGCCGCTGAATACCTTGCTGCTGGGCGAAAACTACGCCCGCAGCATGGGCCTGGCCGTGGGCCGGGCGCGCACGCTCATTATTCTCAGCACGAGCTTACTGGCGGGGGCCATCACGGCGTTTTGCGGGCCGATTGGCTTCGTGGGCATCGCCGTGCCGCACCTCACCCGGGGCCTGCTGCGCACCGCCGACCACCGCGTGCTGCTGCCCGGTGCCTGCCTGGTGGGGGCGGCCCTTACGCTGGGCTGCGACTGCCTGGCCCAGCTGCCCGGCAGCCAAACCGCCCTCCCGCTGAGCATCGTCACGGCCCTGCTGGGGGCCCCGGTGGTGCTGTGGGTGGTGCTGCGTCGCAACAACATTCGCTCGTCGTTTTCCTGAAAAGCTGAAAACTAATTGACCGTCATGCAGAGCGCAGCGAAGCATCTTTCCCGCTCACTAATCATGAATTACTGCCGCAGTAAAGATGCTTCACTGCGCTCTGCATGACCGCCTTTTCTGCCACAACGATCCTTCTGCCGCTTCCCGATCCGCCGAGATGCAGCCTGTCTTCTGACAACCGACAACTAATACCCAACAACTGAAACCCCCATGCCCAACCCTGCGCCGCTGCTGACCGCTGAGGACCTGGCGGTGGGCTATTTGCTCAACAAAAAGACGCCCCGCCCGGTGGCCGGGCCCCTGCGCCTGGCCCTGTGGCCCGGCGAGCTGGTCTGCCTGCTGGGGCCCAACGGCGCGGGCAAAAGCACGCTGCTGCGCACGCTGGCCGGTTTGCAGCCGCCGTTCGGCGGGCGGCTTGAACTAGGTGGGCGGCCGCTGGCGGCGCTGGGGGCCCCCGAGCGCGCCCGTCAGCTCAGCATCGTGCTCACCGACCGCGTGGACGCCGGCAACCTGGCCGTGCGCGAGCTGGTGCGCCTGGGCCGCCACCCGCACACCGGCTGGCTGGGCAGCCTCTCGGCCCACGACGAAGCCCAGGTGCAAGCCGCCCTGGAAGCCACTGGTACCGAAGCGTTTGCCGACCGCCCGGTGAGCGAGTTGAGCGACGGCGAGCGGCAGAAAGTACTGCTGGCCCGGGCCCTGGCCCAGGACACGCCGGTGGTGCTGCTCGACGAGCCCACGGCCCACCTCGACCTGCCCAACCGCGTGGCCCTCATGCGCTTGCTGCACCAGCTGGCCCGCACCACGGGCAAGGCCATCCTGCTCTCGACCCACGAGCTGGACCTGGCCCTGCAAGCCGCCGACCGCGTGTGGCTGCTGCCCGCCGACGGGGCCCTGCGCACCGGCACGCCCGAAGAGTTGGTGCTGAGCGGGGCCTTCGCGGCGGCGTTTGCGCGGGAGGGGCTGGCCTTCGACGCGGCCACCGGCACGTTTGCCCTGCACGCGCCCACGGGGCCCCCGGTGCAGTTGGTGGGGGAGGGGGCCGCCGCGTTCTGGACGCGCCGCGCCCTGGAGCGCGCGGGCTTCGTGCCCACCGCGGGCCCCGCCGCCCTGCGCGTGACGGCCCCCGCCGGCCCCGGCCCGGGGCCCTGGCTGACCCAGGCCGCCGGCCAGGCCGTCCAGTCCCATGCCACCATCGAAGCGCTACTGCTGGCGCTGCGCCAAGTAAGTAGCCATCAAGTGGTTGGCCAGCTGGTCGGCCACTGAAAACCCGGTTTTCAATTCATAACAATCCCTTTCGCTTACCCATGAAAAAACGTTTTTTACCCTCCCAAAGCCGACCGTCGCGCATTGAAATCCGGCTGGTGCTGGGCACGGTGCTGCTGGCCGGCACGGTGCGCGGGGCCCAGGCCCAGGCGCTGACTGACAGCCTTAAGCGCCAGGACCTCAACGAAGTGGTGGTGACGGCCTCGCGCGCGGCCACGCCGCGCAGCCAGGTGCCGCAGCAAATCCAGGTCATCAGCCGGAAAGACATTCAGCAGACGCCGGCCACGGAATTCACCGACGTGCTGAAGAAGAACGCCTCGGTGGACATCGTGCAGTACCCCGGGCTGCTGTCGGGCGTGGGCATCCGCGGCTTCCGTCCCCAAACCGGCGGCCTCAACCTGCGGACCCTGCTGCTGGTGGACGGCCGCCCGGCCGGCACCAGCAACCTCGCCACCCTCGACCTGGGCGGCGTGGAGCGCGTGGAAGTGCTCAAGGGCCCCGCCTCGGCCCTGTACGGCCCCCAGGCCATGGGCGGCGTCGTGAACGTGATTACCCGGCAGTCGCGCGGGGCCATCCGCAGCTCGATTTTCGCCGAGTACGGCAGCTACCGCACGGCTAAGTTTGGCGGCACTACGGGCGGCAACCTCACTAAAAAGCTCGATTTTGACCTGTCGGCTGGCTTTTTTAACCGCGACCAGGACTACAAGCTGGGCGGCAACGGTATTTTGCGCCGCGCCCTGGATGCTGGCAGCGCCACTCAGTATTTTGCCGACGGCACCACCAAAACCGTGGACGACACCCGCGGCGACAACCAGCGCCGCGACTTCACCAAGCTGAAATATTACTCCGGGGCCCTGCGGCTGGGCTACCAGTTGAGCGAAAAATGGCGCGTGGACGTGCGCGGCGAGCTGTTTAGGGCCCCCACTGTGCAGTCGCCGAACGACATTTTCTACGGCAGCCTCAGCCCGTCGAGCAAGGACATTGAGCGCGGCAATCTCGACCTGAGCGCCACCGGCAACTACGCCAACCACCAGCTGTTTGTGCGCGGCTACACCTCGAAGGAAACCAATAACAACAACACGCTCAGCGACTTCAACGATAACCCCGTGCCCGCCTACCGCTCCTACCAGAGCCAGTACCTCTGGAAGGGCTTGCAGGCCAAGGACGTCATTACGCTGGGCCGCCAGCGCATTACGGTGGGCATCGACCACAACGAGGCCACCAGCAACGCGCAGGTATTCAACCCCAACGGCTCCAATGGCACGCCCTACAGCCCCAACTACGAGCTGAACACGACCGGCATTTACGCCCAGGGCCAAATTAACTTGCTGGCTGACAAGCTAATTGTGACGCCGGGCGTACGCTACGACTTCATTACCTACAACGTGAAGCAGACCGACCTGCTCACCACCTTCACGCCGGGCAAGAAAACCAACCCGTTCTTCAGCCCCAGCCTGGGGGCCCAGTTTGCCCTCACCGATGGCCTGCGGGTGCACGCCACCGTGGGCCGCGGCTACGTGACGCCCGACGCCTACAACGTGGCCGGCTTCTCGCAAACCGCCCCCAACGCCGCCCGCCAGGTAGCCATCACGCAGGGCAACGCCGACCTGAAAAACGAGAGCAGCGTGACCTACGACGCCGGCCTGCGCTTCGGCAAGGCCACGTCGGGCTTCTCGGCCGATGCTACCTTCTTCTCGACCCGGGTGACGAACCGCATCACCACGCGCACCGCTAACCCCGTGGGCGAAACCACCGCCGAGGGCTACACCGTGCGCTCGCGCACCACTTACGTGAACGCCAACGACAGCCAAATCAGGGGCCTGGAGGCCGAGGCTGGCTACGACTTCGGCACCATCACTGGGGGCCGTTACCTGCTGCGCGTGTTCGCCGGCGGCACCAGCATCTTCAAGGCCCAGGACGTGACCAACAACGCGAGCGGCACCCGCACCGTGCGTGACGTCTTCAACGTGGCCAAGCTGAACGGCAACCTGGGCGTGGCCTTCGATAGCTACCAGGGCATCACCGCCCGCCTCACCGGCCACTACGTGGGCCGCCGCAAAGACACCGATTTCACTGACTTGGCCTCGCCGCAAGTGCAGTACCCCGAGTACATGACCGTTGACTTTTCAGCCGGCTACACCGTGGCCAAGCACCACACCTTCTCGCTGCTGGTGAACAACCTGACCAATGAAAACTACTACGAGAAGCGTGGCTACAACCTGCCCGGCCGCAACTTCGCCGGGCGCTACACCATTGCATTTTAGGGCCCCGTGCTGACCTATATTTCCGGCGGGCAGCGCTCGGGCAAGAGCCGCTACGCCCAGGAGCTGGCCCTGACGCTGAGCCCCAACCCCGTGTACCTCGCTACCTCGCGGGCCTGGGACGACGACCACCGCCAGCGCATTGCCCGGCACGTGGCCGACCGCGACGCCCGCTGGACGACGCTGGAGGAAGAAAAGTACGTGAGCCGCCTCGATTTGGTGGGCCGCACCGTGGTGCTAGATTGCGTCACGCTTTGGCTCACCAACTTCTTCACCGACGCGAAATATGATGTTGAAACAACGTTGCACGAGGCAAAGACAGAGTTTGATAAAATAATGCAACAAGATTGCAATTTGATTATCATCTCCAACGAAATCGGGATGGGCCTGCACGCGCCCACCGAAGCCGGTCGCAAGTTCGCCGACCTGCAAGGCTGGCTGAACCAGCACATTGCCCAGCGCGCCGACCGCGCCATTTTTATGGTGTCGGGCCTGCCGCTGGTGGTAAAGTAAATGTGTACCGCCAAGCTGTGCTTGGCCTTGCCTATGCTGCCCTGGGGCCCCTGGGGCAAGGCCAAGCATAGCTTGGCGGTACACACGTATTACGAACGAAAACCAAACAAACCGATGAAAATCTACACTAAAAAAGGTGACGCCGGCACCACCGGCCTTTTCGGCGGCTCGCGGGTGCCGAAGGACGACGTACGCGTGGAGTGCATGGGCGACCTCGATGAGGCCAACTCGACTCTGGGCCTGCTGCGCGTGAAGCTGGGGCCCGACCACGAATGGCAACCCAGCCTCCACAAAATCCAGAAGGATTTGATGGACATGATGTCGCACCTGGCGCGGCCGTCCGATACCAAAAAGGCCAACAGCAACCCGCTGCCCACCGAAGGGGCCCGGGAGTGCGAGGCGTGGATTGACGCGCTGGAAGGCGCGATGACCTCGCCCTCCGACTACTTTTTGCTGCCGGGCGGCAACGAGATTTCGGCCCTCTGCCACGTGGTGCGCACCCAGATGCGCCGCGGCGAGCGCCGCCTCGTCAGCCTGATGGCCACTGACGCCGTGCACCCCGCCATCCCGGCCTACATCAACCGCCTATCGGACCTGTTCTTCACCCTGGCCCGTGCCGAGATGGACAAGGCCGGCGTGGCCGAAGAGAAGTGGCAATTGTTTCTTTACAAGCGCTTTGGCAGCAGCGCCGCGCCTGCCACACCCGAAGCGCCCGCCGCCGAATGACCTGGAACGTCACCGCGCCCGATGGGGCCCTGGCCGCCGCCATCGCCCACAAAATCGACACCAAAACTAAGCCCCTGGGGGCCCTGGGGCAGCTCGAAGCCCTGGCCCGGCAGGTAGCGCTGGTGCAGCAAACCCTGGCGCCGCAGCTGCGCCAGGCGCACGTGCTGGTGTTTGCCGCCGACCACGGCATTGCCCAGGCCGGCGTGAGCCAATACCCGCCCGAGGTGACGCACCAGATGGTGCGCAACTTCGCCGGCGGCGGGGCGGCCATCAACGTGTTCTGCCGCCATAACGGCCTGGACCTGACCATCGTGGACGCCGGCGTGCGCGGCAGCTTTGCCAATCTGGGCGATTTCGTGCGCGACGAGAAAATCGCCGAGGGCACCCATAACTTCGCCCAGGGCCCCGCCATGACCGCCGCGCAGTGCGCCGATGCCCTGGCCCGCGGCGCCCGCCTGGCCGACGAGCGGCACGCCGCCGGCACCAACGTGCTGGGGGTGGGGGAGATGGGCATCGGCAACACGTCAGCGGCGGCGGTGTTGATGCACCTGCTCACGGGCCGGCCGCTGGCCGCGTGCGTGGGCCGCGGCACCGGTCTCGACGCGGCCGGCCTGGCCCGCAAGCTGGCCGTGCTCACGCAAGCCGTAGGGGCCCACCCGGGCCTCAACGCGGCCGACCCGCGGGCGGTGCTGGCTACGTTCGGCGGCTTCGAGATTGCGCAGATGGCCGGGGCCCTGCTGCGCGCCGCCGAGCACCGGATGCTGCTGCTCATCGACGGCTTCATTGCCTCGGCGGCGCTGCTGGTAGCGGCACGGCTGGCCCCGGAAATCCTCGCGTACTGCGTGTTCTGCCACGAATCGGACGAGCAGGGGCACCGCTTGCTGCTGGCCGAGCTGGGCGGCCGGCCGCTGCTGCGCCTGGGCCTGCGCCTGGGCGAGGGCACGGGCTGCGCGCTGGCCTACCCGCTGGTGCAGGCCGCCGTCAATTTCCTGAACGAAATGGCCTCGTTCGAAAGCGCGGGCGTGAGCGACGATTCGGGCAAGTGAGCCGCAGATTAAATTCAGTAACAGTAGGCTGGCTTTAGTTGAGAACGGTCATGCAGAGCGCAACGAAGCATCTCTACTGCGGCAGTAATTAATGGATCCACTTCCGAATTAGAAAAAGCAAAACGTCATGCAGAGCGCAGCGAAGCATCTTTTCCACGTAACTAATTAATGATTACTGCCGCAGGAGAGATGCTTCGCTGCGCTCTGCATGACATTCTAATAAATACCAAAACCGCTTTAATTAACTCATGCCCGATTCCTGGCCGCGCCGCCAGCTGCGCCTGCTGCTGACGGCCGTGATGTTCTATACGCGGCTGCCTGTGCCGCGCTGGGTGGGGCACGCCGACGACCAGCTCAACCGGGCCACGGTGTACTTTCCGCTCATCGGCTGGCTGGTGGGCGGCGTGGCGGCGGGCGTGTACTGGGGCGCGGCGCAGCTCTGGCCGCCGCTGTTGGCCGTGCTGCTGAGCACGGGCGCGGGCGTGCTGCTCACCGGTGCGTTTCACGAAGACGGGCTGGCCGACACCTGCGACGGCTTCGGCGGGGGCTGGACGCGGGAGCGCATCCTCACCATCATGAAGGACAGCCGCGTGGGCACTTACGGCGTGGTAGGCCTGGGCCTGGTGCTGGCCACCAAAGTGGCGGCGCTGGCTGGGGCCCCCGGGCCGCGCGCCGGGGCCCTGTCGGTGCCGGTGCTGCTGCTGGTGGCACACCCGCTGAGCCGGCTGGTGGCCGCCACCCTCGTGCGCACCTTGCCCTACGCCCGCGCCGACCTGGCCGACGGCAAGGCCAAACCCATCGCCCAAAGCCTGCCCTCTGGCCGGCTGGCCGCGGCTGCACTGCTGGGGCTGCTGCCGCTGCTGGCGGTGGCGGCCTGGCAGCGGCAGCCGGGGCTGCTGGCGGTGCTGGGGCCCCTGGCGGTGCTGCAAGTGGTGCTGGGCCGCTGGTTCAAAAAGTGGCTGGGCGGCTACACCGGCGACTGCCTCGGCGCCACCCAGCAGCTGGCCGAAGCCCTGATTTACCTCGTCTTGACCGCCCATTTGGTATGATCATCCACCTCATCCGCCACA
This genomic stretch from Hymenobacter sp. PAMC 26628 harbors:
- a CDS encoding bifunctional adenosylcobinamide kinase/adenosylcobinamide-phosphate guanylyltransferase, with protein sequence MLTYISGGQRSGKSRYAQELALTLSPNPVYLATSRAWDDDHRQRIARHVADRDARWTTLEEEKYVSRLDLVGRTVVLDCVTLWLTNFFTDAKYDVETTLHEAKTEFDKIMQQDCNLIIISNEIGMGLHAPTEAGRKFADLQGWLNQHIAQRADRAIFMVSGLPLVVK
- a CDS encoding IS701 family transposase, translating into MLTQAKHIDYLLSTPRNYTCTHLAAHLPGVSHDEVNRFLRNSAFSANQLRALVLPLLRDSPEAFLLVDDSVQDKRYSRFIEVAKRQYSGTVHGPVTGIGLVKLVHSSGESGDFLPLDFRVYAPDADGLTKNEHFQAMFAQVVAEDKLLARTVLFDSWYAASANLKQIHRAGWTFFTTLKSNRLVSLSKESGYQGLDTLEPPASGWSQGVEVRLQQVPFAVKLFKLVATDGSIAWVVTNHLAAHLSREMVIEAVQRRWQAEEFHRSFKQLTGSEKCQCRKASAQRNHLTCCYLAWVSLRQHARAIGQTIYQAHQQPWSAFLRQQLQNPPFPVILPLPA
- a CDS encoding ABC transporter substrate-binding protein — protein: MALLLAGPQLGWAQAPAATAAPKPAAGAPRGRTTVQYAKGFTISYVAGGKLVTILSPFEQKTTATRYLLVPRGAARPAGYADAHVIETPLRSLVALSSMHVALADFLGAADLVVGLGSFKYASAVPVRQRIAAGKIYEVGQGKELNNEQLVAQHPDLVMATGWPGESLARFQTLEAAGVPVMINSEWVETTPLARAEWVKVLAALLNKEDLVNQKFGQVARSYHRLAALGHHATQRPKVVVGLPFKDVWYVPDADSYLTQFLRDAGCTYAWDQTRAPSGSLALSFETVAPVALAADYWLQTGTAMAKADIVAQDARYAAFAPFKTGQVYNNNRRTNAQGSNDYWESGAVRPDLVLSDLIKILHPELLPAWQLYYYQWLK
- a CDS encoding iron ABC transporter permease codes for the protein MAALLLPVAEVSTAQLAAAPPSLAAAGRRRAAWLLALAGLVAVGFVLDIALGPVRIPLAAVVKILLGRAADNPAWAFIVREIRLPKALTALAVGSGLAVSGLQMQTLFRNPLAGPSVLGLTAGAGLGVAAVMLAGGSGAAGGLAIRALGVGGSWGLVLAATAGAALVMASVLALSARVRDNVVILIVGLMIASVTSAIVGLWQYFSAPEQIQEYLLWTFGSLGGVVGPHLAVLAAVVAVGLGLAFASAKPLNTLLLGENYARSMGLAVGRARTLIILSTSLLAGAITAFCGPIGFVGIAVPHLTRGLLRTADHRVLLPGACLVGAALTLGCDCLAQLPGSQTALPLSIVTALLGAPVVLWVVLRRNNIRSSFS
- a CDS encoding TonB-dependent receptor; translated protein: MKKRFLPSQSRPSRIEIRLVLGTVLLAGTVRGAQAQALTDSLKRQDLNEVVVTASRAATPRSQVPQQIQVISRKDIQQTPATEFTDVLKKNASVDIVQYPGLLSGVGIRGFRPQTGGLNLRTLLLVDGRPAGTSNLATLDLGGVERVEVLKGPASALYGPQAMGGVVNVITRQSRGAIRSSIFAEYGSYRTAKFGGTTGGNLTKKLDFDLSAGFFNRDQDYKLGGNGILRRALDAGSATQYFADGTTKTVDDTRGDNQRRDFTKLKYYSGALRLGYQLSEKWRVDVRGELFRAPTVQSPNDIFYGSLSPSSKDIERGNLDLSATGNYANHQLFVRGYTSKETNNNNTLSDFNDNPVPAYRSYQSQYLWKGLQAKDVITLGRQRITVGIDHNEATSNAQVFNPNGSNGTPYSPNYELNTTGIYAQGQINLLADKLIVTPGVRYDFITYNVKQTDLLTTFTPGKKTNPFFSPSLGAQFALTDGLRVHATVGRGYVTPDAYNVAGFSQTAPNAARQVAITQGNADLKNESSVTYDAGLRFGKATSGFSADATFFSTRVTNRITTRTANPVGETTAEGYTVRSRTTYVNANDSQIRGLEAEAGYDFGTITGGRYLLRVFAGGTSIFKAQDVTNNASGTRTVRDVFNVAKLNGNLGVAFDSYQGITARLTGHYVGRRKDTDFTDLASPQVQYPEYMTVDFSAGYTVAKHHTFSLLVNNLTNENYYEKRGYNLPGRNFAGRYTIAF
- a CDS encoding alpha/beta hydrolase-fold protein, translated to MKLLLLLLCLMVGSALAQAQTVKNNAIVIGRVDSLMSDVLKEKRKLWVYVPDGAAASVYAPQRYPVVYLLDGDAWFTTTTGVIQKLSGFPNSVCPEMIVVGIPNTNRTRDLTPSASTTDDMPAFVPKASGGGENFTVFLE
- a CDS encoding ABC transporter ATP-binding protein, with amino-acid sequence MPNPAPLLTAEDLAVGYLLNKKTPRPVAGPLRLALWPGELVCLLGPNGAGKSTLLRTLAGLQPPFGGRLELGGRPLAALGAPERARQLSIVLTDRVDAGNLAVRELVRLGRHPHTGWLGSLSAHDEAQVQAALEATGTEAFADRPVSELSDGERQKVLLARALAQDTPVVLLDEPTAHLDLPNRVALMRLLHQLARTTGKAILLSTHELDLALQAADRVWLLPADGALRTGTPEELVLSGAFAAAFAREGLAFDAATGTFALHAPTGPPVQLVGEGAAAFWTRRALERAGFVPTAGPAALRVTAPAGPGPGPWLTQAAGQAVQSHATIEALLLALRQVSSHQVVGQLVGH
- a CDS encoding AAA family ATPase, which encodes MPLYIISGGPGAGKTTLLGALRAAGFAGADEVSRQLIQEQVALGSSRVPWRDLAGFAELALARMVADYEAAVQRGGVTFFDRGLPDIVAYLEVAGLPVPAACYAAVDAHPYQPLVFLAPPWAEIYVNDAERWQTFAEATALHGVLRRIYQRLGFAVLELPKTPVAARVAFVRAAAGL